The region AAGTCAATTAAATTTAATGGATGATTTAAAATTGTGGTATTTGTTGCCAAAAATGAGAATTAGGGATGCAAGAAAATTTGATGTGAAACAATTCAGGGACTCCTCCCTTCTCAACAAATGAGAAATACTGAGACAGAAAAAGAGGCTTGCAGTTCTAGACAACTCAGAGAATAGGAAAGTTCTTGGAGAATCAGCAATAGTAATTCAGTGAATCCCAGAGTGCCAGAAAGATGGTCTAAGTGACAAGCTGTATTTTCATCATGTGTTATGTTTAATTATTCAAATATCTCTTGTCTTCTCAGTCCCTCATTATGCTGGTCCTCAACAATACCAGTGCTCAGCCTCTGACCTTCCTCTTGACGGGTATTCCAGGCTTGAGAGCAGTCCAGGTCTGGATCTCCATTCTATTTTGTCTCCTGTATGCCATCGCCCTGGCTGGGAACAGCATGATCCTGTTGGTGGTCCTCCATGAACAGAGCCTCCATGAGCCCATGTATTACTTCCTCTCTATGCTTTCAGCCACAGACCTGAGCTTGTCCCTATGCACACTTTGCACTACCCTTGGTGTCTTCTGGTTCGAAGCCCGAGAGATCAACTTAAACGCCTGCATCGCTCAGATGTTCTTTCTCCATGGATTTACTTTCATGGAGTCAGGGGTTCTTCTGGCCATGGCCTTTGATCGTTTTGTGGCCATCTGTGACCCACTGAGATACACGACCATCCTCACCAATGCCAGGATTGCCCAGATTGGGGTAAGCATGGCAATAAGAAATGTTGCTGTCATGTTGCCAGTTGTGCTCTGGGTCAAGCGGCTCTCCTTCTGCAGTTCTATGGTCCTTTCACATTCTTACTGCTAGCATGTTGATCTCATTCAACTCTCATACACAGACAACAGAATCAACAGCATCCTTGGTCTGTTTGCACTCTTCTCCACAACAGGGTTTGACGGTCCTTGCATCTTGCTCTCCTATGTCCTGATCATCTGGTCTGTCCTCAGCATTGCTTCCTTAGAGGGGCAGCAGAAAGCCTTCAACACCTGCATATCCCACATCAGTGCTGTTGCCATCTTCTACATCCCTCTCATCAGCCTGTCTCTTGTCCATCGCTATGGCCATTCAGCACCTCCATTTGTCCATACCATCATGGCCAATACCTGCTTGCTCATTCCTCCTGTGCTCAACCCTATCATCTACAGTGTGAAGACTAAGCAGATTCAAAAGGCTATTATCAAGGTCTTAATTCAGAAGTGGTTCCAAATCTAATCTTTAGTTATCTCAGAGTAAGTCCATTTATGAGTGAGTGCTTTGGTAGAATCGGGTAATTGTCCCCAAAGTGCCTAGATATGCCTCCAACAGTCCAGATTCTGCAACTTACAGGTTGTATGATATTTGCTTAGGTCCCCTTTCAGTTAAGCCCATATTAATACCACCTAAactataattttgttttcaaGATAAAGTGAAATAATGTAAGTTAACAACTATTTATATTTGCAGGTATTACGAGACCTGAATAAAATATTCATTCAGACTCTGTACACAATTATAACAATCCAGATTTAACTAGGAAACTCTGTTAACAAGACAGCTGTTATTTTCTGAATAATGTACAAAAAGCACTTTAAttaactggatttttttcttaaaactctCAATTCTCTGCATGCTTCTGAAATATACATACTATAGAGTGAATCCTAAAATACACAGGAATGTAATTTAACATTAGATCTTACGTAGGCCAAGTTATTTCTGCCCTTTATTATGTGTAGGGTCATATCCAATGTAAATAGAAAGGGCCATATAAAGTGCTCTGGATTTTGCACTGCTGCTGTTAGCTGAACGTTGAGCTTGTAATGCCATTACTAACATCCCAGGAGTGAGGATCACACTGTTTTCTCAACATTTTCCCCAGATTAGCCTTGGCAGAAGGGAGTTGCtcatgccttctctctctctctgccatgatGACTTCACCTGTGCCCCAGGCGACCAGTAGTGGTATAGCTAAGGCTGGGTGATATTTACATGTTGGTTCTTTCCACTTGGTTGTTGAGTTCCTCTACTGGGGTGAGTACTGTTTGGTGGGTAGTAGTATGAGATAAAAAGATTTTCACCCTTTATGACCACTTCAATATGTACTTCATGTACATCTTCTACAGACTTCCTTGTCTCTCTTCTTTCAAATTTGCTAGTTCCATACCTGATCAACTATCCAAACCTTTCATGAAAGTACAGAAGCCTGTGCATATCCACATACATCAGACAGCCTCTCTTTTCACAAAAAGTTGACAACCAAGAGTACTGTACATTATGAGAATTTTCCTTCACTGTTCTTTTTATTGGCCACAATGTGTGGGGCTGTTGTGACATCATATTCTATTTTTGGTTAACACCAACTTGCCCACCAATCCAGCAGAAACCAAGCCTGAATATTTATCTTCTCTTCTAACAACTTACTGGGAACCTCCAGTAAGGCTATGGATGTGAAATAATGGAGAAGCATCCATATAAAAGTGATAGGTTCCATGGGATTCTGGAATAACTATTCACAttatttatttgtgcttttgtgATCTTGTACTTTGCCCTTCCTATCATAACAGTTTAAATTTCACAGATGTGGTAACATGAGATTTTCCCTAGCTACTAAATGTAATATTGCCAGTTACATACTTAGGCATCTATGGAATAAGCACAGGCAGAGCTAAGAATCATTGGGTTTACTATGAGATAAACTTTGTCCAGAATTCCATTAATCTTGCTTCAATAAACTCACGCTTTAACCAAAAAAGAGCAGGATGGTATGTTTGGGTGCCTATTATCAGTGAGAGATCATATCCTATATCCAGCAGTCCTCAAAGACTCTGAGTATTCTCCTCTGCCCAGTGAGCCAGCACATTTGGAAATGGACATATTTCCATGgatattttttgtttcatatttacaGTGGCACTGCAGGTTATTTCATCAAGGGAACTAAGGCTCATGTGTAATTGATGGACACTGGGTATGTCAAGTGACTTAAATCTTTAAACAGGCTAAGGAACCACATTGTTCAGTTAGAGTGGATGATGTCAGTCTGATGCTCAGAAGTTctctattttaaatgtatttcaagTAACACCCTAGTCACTGTCCACTGAGCTTATCTGCAGGAATGCTATCATCTAATGGAACAGATCATAATGGGCACTGACACTGTGATTGTCGTTCTAGCCTTGCTACTCTCAACAGTAATTACTTACCTTACTTCTGATTGTTAAGTACTACCATGCGGTCTGAAAATCCGTCTATTCTCATTGTTACTAGGGAGTTTTTCCATAGAAGCAGCTTTCACTGCCAAGCCCAGTCTACAGAGAACAGCAACTACTGAATTATTCAAAGATGTCAGATACTCTCTTACAAATGCATTCTTTGTTGCTTAAGTGAAGGAATGCCCTCTCTTTCCTTCCAGAGAAAATAATCATGTGATAAATTATCTGGCCCTCCATGATACATCCATTCTAACATGTCCACCTCCTTGAGATTTCTATATGATGCCAACCAGATATGGCATCTCTATCTAATTTTCTATAGGCAATCATCATGTTAAAGCTTCAAGCAACCATCTCAACAGTGCATTATCACAGCAGGCAGGTTTCCTTGATATAACAGTGAACTCCAATCATGGATGAGTGTCCTCATGTCAATAAATTTCTCTCCATGTCAATTTATATTCATGCCACCAGCCATTTCCTCTACTGTCTCAGATTTAATACCTTTAAAATATGCTTCTACAAATGTTCATTAATTCAATGAGGTAAGATTCTGTAACGCCTTTAGTGGTTAAGCCATTTTCTTCCAAACTGTAATAACATTTCCCTGCTCATGCTTTGCTGAGATCTGACTGCTTATTGGCTTGGGTACAACGAGAAGTGATCTTGCATAGGAAAAATACTATCTTGAAAGGCACTGTATTCAGGCTTGGTTTTGTAAGGTATGCagacaagacaaaataaatatccTTTGTAAAATGACGAGAGTTTTTTTCGATGGCATGAGACATTGAAAGGTTTCAAGATTTTGGGGCTTATTCACTCAAATGCCATTGGGGTTATGAGTACATAAAGTTTACAAAAGTGGGCTCAGAAAGACTGCTAAGAGCAATTTCTTTTATGAGAAATATTTGTCATTGTTAAATTCATAGCCTTTTacactaaaataataatattaacaataagtggaaaagaggaatcagggaaagaagaaatgaaacaggAGGGACCAGGGCAGCAATGTGAATTGGAAGGATAATATAGGAGGaagataatacattttatttcattttttacctGAATTTACCTACATTTACTTAGATAAATGGACCCTTTACTTAAATTAAGTCCCTCTAGGGCCAGAGTTCTCATAGCTATCTtccctgaaaaaacaaacaaaaaaagaagcagttttTTTCTAGTACCAGCTGCTTTTCCTCCTGGTCCCATTTTGTGACCTGGAGACCAATGAATTTTGAACTCAGAATAATGCAGACATCTGTCAGAAAGTGCTGGGAGGAAGTAACATAGATGAACTTGAGCCATATAATTCCATTATGATCCTGAACTGATAAGTACGTCAAGGTTagacatttgtattattttatccaATGTATTTAACGGGAAATACATTTTGGGGGGGAGAAGTGGAAAACCAAAATTAATAATTTACGGGTCTCTTTTCTTTAAGTTTCTGCCTGACCTAATTTGATGACTGCAGCCCTCACCTCCAGCATACCCCCTCTTCTACTAACTTGAATACATTGTTGGCTTATCAAAGTTGATTCATTTATATCTGTTATACCATTTCAGGAGTAAGATGTTTTGCTAGATCTTATTTTCTACTCTCTGCCTGAAAATCATATGTCCTCCTATAACCACATTACCAGAATTACACCTTTTGTTTACTTCCAGTTTGCAAAGTTGAGAACTGGATAAAAACTGATTTCCTCTTCTACACCTGAGGGTCCAAGATACCAGACCGCTTGCAACCCTCAGCTTTCTGTTCTATAAAGTCAAATGCTTTCGGTTGTCAATAAAGGTGAAGGACTGAATATAAGACAATGAAAAAAAGAGGAGTTTATGATAAATTTGAGAGCTTGTGAACAACTTAAATGcattcacaataaaaataaaattggacatTGTGATGACCAAATAGAACACCTCTGAGAGCAAAATTCCACACACGGTCTGTGATAGTCTTACACCAAGTCTGCTAAGGCATACACTTAATTTTGGAGCCATGGGCTGCCTTACCATGATATCTGAGTCTGGCTGTCCCCAAAGCCCACACTTCATGTGGGAAGAGAGTCACAAGAGTTAAACCTATGACTGTGAGGCATTTTCTTAGCAGAGCACCTTATTGACAGACAGTGATGAAGCAAGTGGAGTCGTTattcccagggacacaggtgtcTGTTCATTCTCAGGAGGGTGTGCCTGTGCTAGAGAAGAGTGTAAGAGTATAAATAAGGGTGCAGATTCCCAACAGGGTGCTGAAGTGAAGAAACTGCAGAACCTGAGTCATTTGAAACCTCTCCACTGCTGCTCTGGGATACGACAACCAGGAGCCTGGTAGGTGTCCTAGAGACTGAAATTGACCTTCCTTAAGATGATCTTATGTTTCCATAGAAAAAAGCCTCCAATTTATAGACATCAACCCTATACCTTTCAGAGGGCTGGAGGTGAAAATGTTTCATGGGTTCTTCAGTGTAAGAGATCAAGCTACATTTGGGACAGCATTGACCACTGATAAGATTAGGGTCTGTATGTGGGATGGGGATACATCTTTGTATTTGCATGATGAGCATAGTGGGAAAAAATGTTATCAACAGTAAGTCATTTATTTAGTTAGCTGAGTTAGGTTGGGAGCTTGTCAAGAAAAGCCACAGACATGGAACTTTGGAAATGATCTGTTCTGAAGGGACTCATCGAGTAAGAATGGACATTGTTCTATCCCTTTTCTCTGTATCTGAATCCCACTCCTCTGACAAGGACATGGGCAGATTGTCAGCTGCACCACTGGGTCTTTTCTGGTCTAAAGCTGTTAGAAGCAGAGTTACCCAAGGTGTCAGTGATGCTGACACCAGGGTTATGAGTGGGATCACGTCTGAATACCAGAGATAAGAACTGAATGGGTCACCAACCTAACGGTAGACACAGAGAAGCCAAGAGCAATGGGAAAGAAATTCAATAAcaagaagagaagagcaaacactGTAGCCATTCTGAGCAGCACTAGTAGCAGTTGCATGGAAAGGATGTGAGTGCTTTAGGCATCTACAAGTGACAACTGTGGTATGTGCTACACGTTAAAGGAACATTAACCACATTTGAAAGGCTGAGACAAAAGGGAAACTCAGCACTGTGGCAgatcaattttatattttcacacACAGGTTCCATGAACAATAACACAAGATTTAGGCTTCCTTTAACTCCTGCTACTACAGCATCTGTGGTTTGTATGAGTACACTACCACTGACCACTTTCATGATGTTAGAGCTTTTCCAGATTACAATACATTCCAACTTACTTTACGTGATGCATAAACTTCAAAAAGTGGTGATTTAAACAAAGGTTaatagaaagactcacagacatagaaaacaaactatggttaccaagggggaaaaagggaaaggataaattaggagtttgggattaacagatacacactactacatataaaatagataaataacaagcaCAGTGAACTacactcaatttcttgtaataagctataacggaaaagagtctgaaaatatgtgtatatatgtatgtatacatataactgaactattttgctgtacacctgaaactaatattctaaatcaactatgatttattaaaaaataaaattaaaaacagagggaaaaaaggtTAATAAAGCACCTCATTACTTCTGTAGAGTTGTTAGAGGTATGTCAGGGAATAAAGACAGACTTGAAGATTGTAAAGGTCTTAAATAAATATCATGAAGAAACTGTTTAAATCTACTccatatttttcttcatatagaAAAAGTTATATTACATTATTTCTTGACACATAAATGTGAGCAATGTTGAATTTAACTGACAGTTGAACTTAGTTGTGCTCAGTACATATAACTAAGAGAAtttctgtttgttgttgttgttatttatcTACCAGGAGCAGATAaataagagactttttttttacttttcaacaCTTTTAAATCTTCTAAAAATCACACAAGCAGTACATCATTTAATAAGAGATCTATTTATGATGTTTCCTCTCAATACCTCGGAAGTTGCAATCTCTCCATTCTTGTTGATCAGGATTCCAGGGCTTGAGCATATGCACGTTTGGGTCTCCATCCCTATCTGCCTCATGTACCTCATGGCCATCTGGGGCAACTCCACCATCCTTTGTCATCAGGACGGAGCCTTCCCTGCATGAGCCCATGTACTATTTTCTCTCCATGCTGGCCCTGTCTGACCTGGGCTTGtgtttctcctctcttctcaccATGCTAAGGATCTTCTAGTTCAATGCCATGGGAATTTCTGCTGATGCCTGCATCGCCCAGGAATTTTTCATCCATGGATTCACAGACATGGAGTCCTCGGTGCTCCTGATCATGTCCTTTGATCGCTTTGTAGCCATTTGCAACCCCCTGAAATATAGCTTCATCCTTACCAGCTCCAGAGTTTTGGAAATGTGTTCTTCTATAATTATAAGAAAACAAGgattggtcaactaatcttcgacaaaggaggcaagaatatacaatggaataaagacagtctcttcagcaaatggtgttgggaaaactgggcagcagcatgtaaagcaatgaagctagaacactgccttacaccatacacaaaaataaacttaaaatggatcaaagacttaaacataagataaataCAATAAAccccctagaagaaaatataggcaagacattatctgacatacatctcaaaaatgttctcctagaacagtctactcaagcagcagaaataaaagcaagaataaacaaatgggacctaatgaaacttacaagcttctgcacagcaaaggaaaccataagtaaaacaaaaagacaacctacagagtgggagaaaatttttgcaaatgaaaccgacaaaggtttgatctccagaacatataaacagctcctatgacttaataagaaacaaccaaacaacctaatccaaaaatgggcagaagacctaaacaagcaattctccaaggaagacatacaaatgatcaataggcacataaaaaaatggtcaatatcactaattatcagagaaatgcaaatcagaactacaatgaggtatcacctcacaccagtcagaatgaccatcattcaaaaatccacaaatgacaaatgctggagaggctgtggagaaaggggaaccctcctacactgctggtgggaatgcagtttggtgcagccactatggaaaacagtgtggagattcctaaaaagactaggaatagacttactgtatgacccaggaatcccgctcctgggcatatatccagaaggaacactacttcaggatgacacctgcaccccaattttcataacagcactatttacaatagccaagacatggagacagcctaaatgtccatcaacggatgactggataaagaagaggtggtatatttatacaatggactactactcagccataagaatcaacaacataacgccatttgcagcaacatggattctcctggggaatgtcattctaagtgaagtaagccagaaagagaaagaaaaataccatatgagattgctcatatgtggaatctaaaaaaaaaaacccaaaaaacaaacaaagcataaatacaaaacagaaatagactcatagacatagaatacaaacttgtggttgccaagggggcggagggtgggaagggatagactgggatttcaaaattgtaaaatagataaaaagattatactgtatagcacagggaaatatacataagatcttatggtagctcatggagaaaaaaatatgacaatgaatatatgtatgttcatatataactgaaaaattgtgctctacactagaatttgatacaacattgtaaaatgattataaatcaataaaaatgttaaaaaaagaaaacaaggataTTTCAGTTGTTCAACACGTTAGACATTATGATTGTGTTAGTGCATGCTGACAAAGAATTTAATAGGATTCATTAAGTATGCttactaaaaattaataaaattggaATACTAATGAACTATTTAAAGTTATAAAGTTTACCCAAAAATCTAGCACCAACCATTCTTCAAATAGGTGAAACACTAATGCCATTTATATTAAAATGAGAAACAACATTTCAATGCTCACTCAAACTTTCATAATAGGTTGGAGATTCcaatgaaatgaataaaataagaaataatttatATGAGTATTAGGGGAAAGTTACCAATCACCTGTTTTTACTTATGAATGCTAACtgcaaataaaatccaaaaattaagaaaatactacTATTATGTTTAGGACAATTTGGTAAAGTATATATTAATGCAAGATAAAAGATGTTTTTCTCAATCtagcaatatatatatgtagagagaAGAAGGGAATGTCTTATTTACAGTAGCAACACaatcatacatttaaaaactACACAGATAAATTTAACTATGTGAATAATTTtactgaaaagtataaaataggtGTTAATAACTGAAACACCTATTAAATTCTTCAATGTGAAAACTTTCATAAATGCTGATTcccttatatttaatatataaaaataatgtaattctTGTTAGAATTCCAAAGCTCTTGTTTGTTTTGTGAGAAGGTATCTCTTTATACCACATATTAACTAAATCTATTAACTAAATCACGCTATGAGGCTATTTTAACAGATCAgtgatgtgtatgtatgtatatatctcatgtgtgtgtatacacacatatatcatGCTCCATAAAAAGATCTCTAAAGCCAAGTCTATATGCACAGACACATCTAAAAGATGACATGCATGGTATTTTAtttcaatgagaaaaagaaaatatatttaatagaaGATGCTGCCACTAGTACATAATTGTCTTGGTTAATAGAACTTTGGACTCCTGACACAGAAAGACTTAGAGGTAAAAACTATTATAATGAttctagaaaaaaatcataaaagaatataTGTAGAACATATGGGTCAAAAATACTTGTCTTAAAAGAGACATATGAAAcacaaaaattataaagaaatataaatgtagATTTGATTACATAAAACTATATTTACTTGAAATTTGGTTGCTTAAATAAAGACAAAGGCAAATACTCTATTGGCAAAGATTAAAACTAGGATATCTTGcacatttgtttttaaaccataaaaaatccaatagaaaaatgggtgaAGGATTTTTGAAGAGGCTACtcatagaggaggaaataaaataaccaGTAGATATGTGAAAGACACTCATTGATACTATTAGCGAAATTTGACACAAAGTAAAATGAGATTATTCTCACTATGAAAATTTAAGAATAGGGGTATTGGTGAATTTTGGTGGATATGCAGAAAAAGGTACACTCAAAAACACACTTGAAGGATAGTGACAAGACCTAGATTCTGGCCCTTTTGATGCCCGGCACCTGTGGTATAAAAGTGGGTACATTCTCTGGGGCTTATTAAGTTTTCATCAATGAGCACATGCATGCTTCTAGGGGCAGGCAGATATATTGGCGTATATGCATTCTGGTGCACCTGA is a window of Vicugna pacos chromosome 10, VicPac4, whole genome shotgun sequence DNA encoding:
- the LOC102544316 gene encoding LOW QUALITY PROTEIN: olfactory receptor 51F2 (The sequence of the model RefSeq protein was modified relative to this genomic sequence to represent the inferred CDS: substituted 1 base at 1 genomic stop codon) yields the protein MLVLNNTSAQPLTFLLTGIPGLRAVQVWISILFCLLYAIALAGNSMILLVVLHEQSLHEPMYYFLSMLSATDLSLSLCTLCTTLGVFWFEAREINLNACIAQMFFLHGFTFMESGVLLAMAFDRFVAICDPLRYTTILTNARIAQIGVSMAIRNVAVMLPVVLWVKRLSFCSSMVLSHSYCXHVDLIQLSYTDNRINSILGLFALFSTTGFDGPCILLSYVLIIWSVLSIASLEGQQKAFNTCISHISAVAIFYIPLISLSLVHRYGHSAPPFVHTIMANTCLLIPPVLNPIIYSVKTKQIQKAIIKVLIQKWFQI